DNA from Trachemys scripta elegans isolate TJP31775 chromosome 15, CAS_Tse_1.0, whole genome shotgun sequence:
GCTATTTCTTATGTGTTATTTTCACATGGTACTCATTCTGCTCCCTCTCTGGATGATTAACAGTTTCTAGCCCAGGGAGTACAACAAATAATGCCTAGTGAATATTCCTGTGGGCACCATACAGCACTGCTGCAGACAGGTGTAAGGACAAAGAACTGATGATAGAAGGAAAGGACACAAATACAGCCATATCTGATCACAGACACTTCTCCATTATTCCACCTTTCATGTGACAGCAGATGGACAGAGGGTAGCCCCTCAGCCCATCACTCCCCACACACCAGAGCTATCTCCTCAATACACTCACACCTCGAGCTAAACACCCCAGCACTCTGCTCAAACATAGCCCCACCCTCACACCAAAGGATCTCCCTCCTCTCAACACCCAGTCTCCCTCCTCAGCACACACCGCCTAGAGACCAGGTTCAATACAACAACATGCAGCAGCTGCACACCAATGTCTTAAACACCCATATCAACGGCAACACCAAGGGCAGTCCTATGTTGGTGTGTTTGTCTCAACACATTGCTCTTATACCTCACAACTATCTACAAACCCAGATAGGTTGGTAGGCTGGAGACAAGCAAACTGATGCCCAGAGAACTAGTCAAACAGACAGATGGACTAGCAGAGAGAGTGGgtgacagacaggcaggcaggcaggcaggagaacaAAGGAAGAGGAACAGATGAGAGCAAGAGACTGACAGCTAAAGCCCAGCGTACGGAGGCGGAGAATGGCAGTGACAGGGGAACATGCAAGTGAGGGGTCACACTCACAATTCATGTTGATCTGCTGGGATAGCTCTATGAGCTCCATCTCGGTAGGCATGTAGCCCATGGTCCGCATGCAGTTCCCCAGGTCCCTGCAGTTGATAAATCCATCCTTGTCTTTATCAAACTCCTTGAAGGCTTCTCTTAACTCTGTCAGGGTGAATCCAATAAGGACAATGTTGTCAGTGATGGTGTTAGATACAGTTCCCAGAACACCCCCCAAGGAGTCAGCAGCACTCTGGGATGCTAGGAAGGTGCACATTCCCCCTGCAGATTCCCCGGAGAGAAGCTAGAACTGGAGGAGCTCTGAGCTCCACCCTGCTAGCATTTCTGCACCATTCCCCACAGCAGTCCCTGCTCAGATTGCAGAGTCTTTGAATGGTCAGATAGTCAGCACTCCTACACTATTTTCTACAGCCCTCCTGCAGGAGATGGAGCAAATGTGATCTCCCCCAAAATCATCACTACAACCCTACAATCTACAGCCCCTCTGTCAGGAGATGGAGTGCATGTGAGCTGCCCCAAAGTCAGCACTTCTGCACCGTTCCCTATGATATCTTCTGCAGGGAGTATCTAGAATGGGAACAGCTATGAGCTCATCTACCTAGTTTTACCCCAGATTTCTCCCCGCTGTGATCAGTCTGGCCAGCAGTATATTTTCACTGAGCAGAGAGAAAGTGAGATATGGAGGAAGGGTCAAAGTTTTACCTTCAATTTCTTCTGGTCGCAGTTCTCTGTCCTGCAATGAGAGAATATCTTCTGTTAAACCCAACCATTTGATAGGAAAGTGGTATCAGAATAGCACTTATGAGTACAGGCAGGTCTGGGAGCATCCCGCACAAGCAAGAAAGTGACAGAAGAAACAAGAAGGTGATGACATGTTTAATCCTATCTACCTGGTAAGGCTTTGACATCACTCCCTTTCCTATTAGGAGGGTGCCAGCAGCTGCCTGCATACTTCTCTGTGGAAGCCCATCTCCATTTCGCCTGCTGGCCAGGTGGACAAATAGAAGTGTTGTTCCACACCTAAGGTCCAGGGCAACACAGGCTTCTCAAAGGGACTCCAGCACTCCACTTCAGATGGATGAGCTGGCACTGAGAGCCTCCACCGTGTGCCTGTATCATTCCCCTACAGTGACTCTGAGTGGCAGAGTCTGGCACTGCTGTAGTTCGGAGCTCCTCTGAAGCTCTTACCGTATTCCCTACAGCAACTCCTGCTGGCAACATCTGGGTCTGGAAATAGCTGCAAGCTGCCCCACAACCAGCAAGCCTATAGTGActgctgctgggagggagagcagcCATGAGCTCTCCCAATCCTATTCCCTAGAGCCACTCCTGTAGGGAGGGACTGCAACTATAGAAGCAGTGAGCTCAGCCCAGATACAAACATTTCAAACCCAAGCATGTAGgcagagaaacaaaaaacatacaGCAGCAAGGTCATCTACAAACAAAACAGGACAAGGATTCACCATGATCAGGAAACACTGCAACTTCAAACATCtaatttggtttgattttttcaGAGAGGGAAGGGACGTAAAAGAGTATAGGAAAACTCCAGAGACTGCATCAAGAGGAAGAAAAGATGAGTGTGGAAATGCACTGCTTTCTGGTTACTAAAAACCCCTTCTAACTCCACTCATGGCTCCCAGGCAAATCCAGAATATCTGAGAATTTGGAAACAGAGACAAAATTTCCCTTCTTGTCTGAGTTCTGGCTTCTCCCCTCATCTCCCAGGGGTCTGCAGCCTCACCACAGGTCCCTGGAGACTGTGCCCTTGATCTGTTTCATAAGGATGAGCTCTTGCTAATTAACCGCAGGCTTCTGTGGTAACTCTAGCGGCGGCTGCCCGGAGAATACAGCAAACTAGGACACACACTGGTTTACGTCTGTGCAAAAAGGGGCTGTGCCAGAGAAATTATCAGCTTGTCATTCATAACCTTCCCAGAGGCATCTCTGTGCTGCATGGAACTTTCAGAGAGCTCTAGCTCTGCAGTTTCATCCTTCACAGATCTGGTCATTTCAAACATGTCATCCCATTTCTTCTGCTTTCATAGACACTGATTTGTAAAAGAGTTCACACTGTTTAAAGCAGGCACAGGAGGCCTCATTGCCTTCCTATCAGTGATAGTATCATGAATTACAGTAACACAGGGTTTAATCTGTGCCagagcttgccagggctgagccccggcacctctgggctgggCAGTTCATAGCCTCGGTATCTCTGGTctgggcagttcatagccccggtaTCTCTGGTCTGGGCAGTTCATagccgcatcagttatgaaagtaaaaaaattgcttgagccccggcacctctttcattacaaattaagcactgttcgCATATCTCCAGCCAAGAGTCTCCAAGCTCTTTATGAACATTAATGACCCCAGGAGTCCTTCTGGAGCACCACCAGTCTGATCAGGAATGTTCAAGATATAGAGGTATCATCAtcaactccattttacagaacagTGAATTGACTCATGCAAGGTTACTCACTGCATCTGTGGCAGCATCTGGCtgagaacacaggtctcctgccATCTaggcctgtgctttaaccactagatcatGCTGTACCCCGTTATAGCCAGCATCATTAACACACCAGAATGTCCAAGAGAAAGTCTCAAGACTTCTTCAGCCTGGCTTCTATTTTTGCACACAGAGGCATCTGCATGTGCAGAGATGTGCGCACTTCTTTGTGTGTGTAGATTCTATCATTGGAGGGAGCCAAAGACTGTATGTGTAAAAGAAGAGGCCACTCCAGGTCCCTTGGAAAATCTAGCCCAAACTGTAACTGGTGTCATAAGgagattttctgttttaaagtcCAAGGAAGCTCccttaaaaattattaaataggaaaacatCTGCTTAAGAAGAAATCAGCTGAAGCAGTGTAAAGCTTTCTGAGGAGAACATATGGAAAAAGTGATACACCTGTTCAAAGAGCTCAGGTCCTAGGAATACACTAGTGGTGATCATCAACCACTCCATCATAAGAAACGTTCTGGCATTAATTTATTTCTGTCCTATGCTCACAAAATCCTGCTGGTCCAAAGAGCCAATGAGGAGAACAGCTGTTTATAAATACATTCACTCCGCACCAGGGCTGTTGTCAGAGATGTCTGTGCTCCTCCCTTTGGAGCCTCCTGGGATATTATGAATTTCCAGGCTCTGAACATGGTGGATATAGTCACCTACAAGCTATTGACATTCTAAATGGAATTTGGATCCAGTTCTTTATATAAGCACATATGATTTGGTAGATGTTTGTGTGCCAGtatatacatatgtgtgtgtgcacttgCTTGAGAATATTTCTGCATGTGTTTTAATGTACTGGCTAATGGAATATGCGATTGTCTGCTAGTGGTTGGAGGCTGCAGAGAACAAAAACTTACAGTGAGCAATAACAAATGGTGACTTGTCTTCAGCTCAAATGGAAAGGGATTAGGTTTTGAAACTAAAGGTCCTTGATTCTATTCCAGCTAAGGACAAGTGTGTCTTTGCATGTGAGTATATAGAACAGAGATTTATTGTGGAGGGATGCCTGACAACTGGATTTTAACTGCCATGAATCTCAGACATTGAGGATGAGCTTTGTTTGACTGGAGGAGCATGTAATGTACTGGATGAGTGTATGCAAGTGTGTACACCTAATCACATATATGCCTATATATGTGTTAATAATATGGTGTCTCTGTATATCTGTTTAAGTATGTTAGTATAGATATTAAATGTTTGCGTACAGGGATATGTGCTTTATGTTACTGTGAATGTACATTATGTAAACATGTCTCTATGTACATTTGACAtgtctgtgtatatatttttgcatattttaaagTTGCAGGAATGGATGTGTATGTACGCATATATATGCTTGGATGGATAGAAATATAAATATAGGTGTGTGCTGTATATTAGTGGGTATATAGGTACTGATACTTGTTTGTGCATTGCTATTTGAAGGTGTGTGAACAGGTAGCTATTTTGAGGTTTGCATGTATGTGTTCTCCTGTGCAGACATGAGACTGTGCATGGCTGTGTGTATGAATCTGAGCTTGTGTGAATGTGGAGGGGTATGCATCTCAGGCCATATTTGAGTATGCTTCAAATGTGGGCACCTTGATGGGACAGTCAAATCCAGTGAAGCACATATACCAGCCATTTAGGCTCTACGTACTAATCTGAGCCTCCATGTATGGGATGTTGATGTCTCACTGGAGTGTCATATTTGAACATTGGACTCCTCAGGTATATCTGAGTCCGTATGACTGTGAGTGTTTCAGTCGACTGATCTATCCATCTGTATACGTATTTCTACAATGCCTACTACCTAGGTGCCAGGGTATCTCCCCATATCTTCCAGTTCACATGCCTGAGCATGTATGTGAGTCTGTAAGTGCATTTGCAGGTCTGAGGCTGTAGGTTTGTGACCCGTCGCTGGGGGATCTCAGAGTCCCATGTACGTAGGCAACATGTGTGGCTACCCGTTTGTGACAATGTGGGCATTGTGTTTTGTATATTTCTCGCCCAGCAGGGTGTAACTTACGTACAGGCTGCCTGTTTTCTGCGAAGCCCTTCCTCAGGAAGATGCATGCTGGCCCCAGGAGGTTGTGCATGACGGCGCAGTTCTGGGCCAGCATCATGAGTGGACCTTGGTACTCGCAGGCTGACGGTCCCTCTTCACTCGTCTGAACAGCCTTATAGCAGGTCTTCTCCTCATGACGAATCTTCCCAGCCAATCAGCAGCAAGTAAACAATACAACAGAGGAAGTTACCTCCCCATGTCTCTCAGTCTTTGATCTGATGTTTTACTGGGCTGCCTGACAGAGTAATTAGCCCTAAATTTCCTTCATCTTTCCATGCTGGGTCCCTCCCACCAGTCTAGTACAGGCTTGTATAGAAGTAGTAGGTACAGGAGTTCACTGTCAATGGCTGATAAAAGTCCAGCCAACCAGGAAGATTTCACTTTGAAATTACATCAAACTTTCTCAAAGCTGCACACATCCCTCCAGCTACAGATGAAAGGGCCAGGATAGAAAATGAACATGTCCGGTCCCTCccatctccagccccagagtgAATGATTTCATGTGTGGCCTGCAAGGGAATAGCACGCTCAGACATAACagtctgtgtgtgtacagaagGAGATTACTGGGAGAGAAGCTTCCGTCAGGGACCTCCACTGAACAGCAGGCACAGAACctgcacagagagactaagtttGGCTTCAAGTCACTTTCAGGCAACACAGTTCAACAGCTTAGAGCTCTGTATTAACACCTGTACCACAGTCACTCTAAAACTGTCAGACGGCCGTTTACAGTGTCAGCGAGCTGGGTTCCAGACAATTACAATTCTAATTAGTTACAATAACTGACGGAGCCTATTAAAATGTAATCTATTCAGGTCACTTACAGTCCCAGTCCTTGCAGCCTTGTCTGCTCTGCATTTTCACAGACCATTCTCAAGGAGTCCACACATCCCAGCCAGTTGGGACTCCAGAATAGAATCTGAGGTTGGAGCTCCAGGCTCCACTGAGGAGCCAATGCTTTCCTTATATAGAAATGCTTTTCTCTGGCTCTGGCGGAAACGTCTCATCCTGGTATTCCCATGCAGCTATAAAAAGCCAGCACTACCCACAGGACCTTTGGTTTTATACAGTAAATATTAACAATCATATTTCTGCTTCAGGAATGAGTGCCTGCTTGTAGTGATGGCATTCCCAGAGTTCATCTGGGAGACTTTGTCCACAGCCATTGTCTTTTTATATTGACTCATCCTTTAAAGCTTGAACAACTTCTTTCAGGGCTGAGAAGCAGGCCACATTTGCTCCCACTCACACTTGCTCACATTTATTGTAGCTATTTGCTGCGTCTGCCATATGTTACTCCATTGCACACATGCTTTgtagtttacatttttaaacacagtCTTGAGACAATCTGCTCATGTATAATGTCATGTGACTATCCAccaatataacacacacacaaaaatcacaaaagaaaggaaata
Protein-coding regions in this window:
- the CABP1 gene encoding calcium-binding protein 1 isoform X1, translating into MGNCVKSPLRNLSKKIRHEEKTCYKAVQTSEEGPSACEYQGPLMMLAQNCAVMHNLLGPACIFLRKGFAENRQPDRELRPEEIEELREAFKEFDKDKDGFINCRDLGNCMRTMGYMPTEMELIELSQQINMNLGGHVDFEDFVELMGPKLLAETADMIGVKELRDAFREFDTNGDGEISTSELREAMKKLLGQQVGHRDIEEIIRDVDLNGDGHVDFEEFVRMMSR